The genomic stretch GTCGGTCTTCCTTGTGAATTTCACGGCGTTTGACAGGAGATTCTGAAACACCTGAGTGATCAGCCTCTTATCGCCGTAAGCGAGAGGAAGCGGATCGAGCTTGAATTCCATCTGCCTCTCCTGGCCGGCCGCTGCCTTTTGCTCCTCGAACACGATTGCGGCAAGCTGGCTCATGTTGACATCGGAAAACAGAATCTTTTCGCGGCCGAGGCGCGACAGCGCTAGCAAGCCGTCGATCAACTCGCCCATTTTCTCCGTATTCTGCCGGACGATGGCGAGCAGCCGCCGGCCTTCTTCATCAAGCTGGCTGGAGTATTCCTCGATCAGGATGCGCGTGAAACCGTCGACGGCGCGAACCGGGGCTCGCATATCGTGAGAAACCGAATACGTGAATCCTTCCAGATCTTCGGTGCGCTGACGAAGCTCCGTGATATCCCTGCCGGTTACAACGACATGTTTCGCGCCGCGCAGCCCGACCGCGAGTTCGGTGTAGCACCAGGAGACCAGGCGCCGTGTATTGCCTTTGGCGAGCCAGTATTCCTCGCACTCCTCGGGCGCCCGGCGTGCTTTGAGGAACTCGCGAGCCCGTTCGCTGTCCTCGAGATAGTCCCAAAGGTAGTGTCCCTGGACCTCGGTCCAGGGATAGCCGGTCATTTCCTCCCAGGCGCGGTTGACACGCAGGATGCGGCCCTCGTTGTCGAGGACGAGCACAAAACTGGCCACTGTATCCAGAACGGCCGAAACGAAATCACGTTCGGATTTGAGCAGCGCGGATTGCCGCTGCGCCTCCTCGCGCTGACGGAACATTTCAACAAATGCCGCCACCTTCGATTTCAGGACATCCGGAGCGAACGGCTTGAAAATGTAATCGACGCCGCCGAGCGAATAGCCCTGGCTGACATGAACGTCGCTCTTGCTGATCGCCGTCAGGAAGATAATCGGCGTGTGGCGGCTCTTTTCACGTTCGCGGATAAGCGTCGCCGTCTGGAAGCCGTCCATGTCCGGCATCTCGACGTCAAGAAGAATGACCGCGACGTCGTTTCGAAGCAGGTACTTCAGAGCTTGCGCACCCGATGTCGCTTGAACGAGATTCTCGTCCAGGTTCTTCAGAATGCCCTCGAGCGCAAGCAGATTCTCGCGCCGGTCATCGACCAGCAGAATATTGATTTTGGCTTCCGTTTGCGTCTCGCGCGCTTCCTGCTTCATTTTATTGATGGCTGCGCGCTACCGCGCTTGCATTCGCTCCGCTCATCTTATGGTTAAGGTCTTATGCCGCAAGGTACATCCTCAGCAACGAGAGGAGGCGGTCCACATCCGCCGGCTTCGAGATATAGTCCGAGGCGCCGGCTTCGACGCACTTCTCCAGGTCGCCTCTCATGGCCTTGGCCGTCAGCGCGATCATCGGCGTGTCTTTGAAACGGCGCATTTTACGGATCTCGCGCATGGTTTCGTATCCGTCCATCTCCGGCATCATGATGTCGACCAGAATAACATCAACGTCCTGGGACGCCTTCAACAGCTCGATTCCGTCGCGGCCATTCTCCGCGAAGGCCACCTCCATGTGGTGACGCTCGAGAAGGCTCGTGAGGCTGAAAATATTTCGCACATCATCGTCAATAATAAGGACTTTCTTTCCAGCCAGAACGGGATCGGCGTTGCTCTCTTCTTCCAGTATCCGCCTCTTGGACGGAGACAGCTTGGCGGACACGCGGTGCAGGAACAACGAGGTTTCCGCCAGCAGGCGTTCGGGAGAGCGGGCATCCTTGATGACAATCGATTCGGCAAGCTTGCGGAGACGCGTTTCCTCCTTTCCTGAAAGCTCCTTGGCCGTGTACACGATGACGGGCAGATCATGAAGGCCGAATTCCTTCTTCAGTTTTTCCAGAACGTCAAACCCGGACATATCCGGCAATCCGAGATCAATCACCATGCAGTCGAAGTGGGTTGCACGCAGAGCTTGAAGTGCTTCGTCACCGGTCGATACCGCTGTTGTTTCAATGTCACCATCGCCGATCAGCTCCACGATGGCGTTGCGCTGATTCTCGTCGTCCTCGACAACCAGCAACCGCTTCATCTGCCGGTCGACAAACTCCTTCAGCAAGTCGATGCTCCGGCCTATCGCATCACCGGAGGCTTCCTGCTCCGTGAATGAAAACGCTCCTAGATTGAGCGTGCGCTGGCGGTCCGCGCTTTGGCCGATAACCTGAACAGGAATGTGCCGCGTCGCCAGATCATGTTTCAGGCGATCGAGGATGACCCAGGTCTCATCGGACACCGCGAGAATCATGGCATCCGGGCTGTACTCGCGTATGTCTGCGAATGTGTTATCCGGATAGGTTTCGATGATGGCCTTGAATCCGTGCTCACGCGCCATTGCGAGCAGCCGGCTTGCAGCTTCGGGCTCCGGATCCACGATCAGAAGGACCCGCTCGCCGTCCTGGATATCCTCACGATCGTCCCCCGGGTGATCTTCGCGCGCGTGCGCTTGAGGGCGGGCGGACTCGCGGGCAGTCTCCGTCACGAGATCCCGGGCCTCGGCGATACCTTCCCGCTTGCGCGGCAGATATAGCGTAAACGTGCTGCCCTTGCCGGGCTCGCTCGAAACCCGAATCTCTCCGCCGAGCAACTGGGCAATCTCCCGGCTGATCGAAAGTCCAAGACCGGTTCCACCATACCTTCTCGTGATTGTTCCATCCGCCTGCTGAAAGGCTTCAAAGATGATGCGATGCTTGTCTGCCGGAATTCCGATCCCGGTATCCGTCACCGAAAACGCCACCACCTGTTCTGCCTCGTCGAGGGACCGGTGGCCATCGCTCCATCCGTCGGTGGCCGCTTCGATCCGAAGCGTCACAGAGCCGTCGTCGGTGAACTTGAAGGCATTGGACAGGAGGTTCTTGAGAATCTGCTGCAATCGGCCCTGGTCGGTCCATATCGTCCGCGGCGCCGTCCTGCGGACGTCGACTGAAAATGTCAGCCCCTTGGCGCCGGCTACGGCCTCGAAGTTTTTCTGGACGTAGTCTCGGATCTCGGAGACCGGTACTCGCCGCGCCTCGATTTCCATCGTTCCGGACTCGACCTTCGAGAGATCCAGGATCTCGTTGATCAATTCCAGGAGGTCGTCCCCCGATGCGTGGATGGTCTGCGCATACTCGATCTGCTTGTCCGTGAGGTTGCGGTCCTGGTTTTCCCACAACAGCCGCGACAGGATCAGCATGCTGTTGAGCGGCGTCCTCAATTCGTGCGACATATTCGCCAGGAACTCGGACTTGTACTTCGACGTCAATGCAAGCTGGGCCGCCTTCTCTTCGAGCGAGGCCCGCGCCTTTTCGATCTCGCTGTTCTTGCGCTCGACTTCCTTGTTCTGCTGGAAGAGCAGTCGGGCTTTCTCCTCGAGTTCTTCGTTGGTCTGCTGGAGTTCTTCCTGCTGCGCTTTGAGCCTTTCTTCGGATTCCTGCAGCGTTTTGGCCTGCTGCTGAAGCTGGGCATTGGTCTCCGTAAGTTCCGACTGGCGGGATTGCAGCTCTCCCGCAAGCGACTGGGACTGTTTCAGCAGTTCTTCCGTGCGCATGGTCGCCGTGATCGTGTTGAGCATGATGCCGATGATCTCGGTCAACTGGTCGAAAAATGTGATGTGAATGTCGCTGAAGCGGTGGAACGAGGCCAGCTCGATAACGGCCTTGACCTGCCCTTCAAACAGCACCGGCAGAACGATGACATTGACCGGCGTGGCTTCTCCAAGCGCGGAGCCGATCTGGATGTAATCCGGCGGCACATCGGTCAGCAATATCCGCTGCTGTTCGAACGCGGCCTGGCCGACGATTCCCTGTCCGGCGCGAATCCGCGTGATGACGTTTTTGCGGGTATTGAAAGCGTAGCTGGCCAGCAGGCGCAGATCCGGCTCGCCGTCGGTGGAGTCATTGATATAGAAGACGCCGTGCTGGATGTTCGCGAGGGGCGCCAGCTCGGCCAGGATCAGTTTCGAGACGGCCAGCAGGTCGCGCTGGCCCTGCAGCAAGCGGGTGAATCGCGCGAGGTTGGTCTTGAGCCAGTCCTGCTCGGTGTTCCGCTTGGTGGTCTCGCGTAGATTCCGGATCATCTCGTTGATGCTCTCTTTGAGAGCCGCCACTTCTCCCGCGGCATCCACCGTGATCGATCGCGACAGGTCACCTTTCGTCACCGCTGTCGCGACATCCGCGATGGCGCGGACCTGCGAGGTCAACGCCGCCGCCATGCGGTTCACGTTATCGGTCAGATCCCGCCACGTGCCGGCGGCATTCGGCACATTCGCCTGGCCGCCCAGCTTCCCTTCGATACCGACTTCGCGCGCCACCGTGGTCACCTGGTCGGCGAAGGTCGCGAGCGTGTCGATCATTTCGTTGATCGTTTCGGCGAGCTGTTCGATTTCGCCTTTCGCTTCGAGGACCAGCTTCCGCTTCAGGTTGCCGTTCGCAACCGACGTCACCACTTTGGAAATGCTGCGCACCTGGGCCGTCAGGTTCGACGCCATGATATTCACGCTGTCGGTCAGATCTTTCCACGTTCCGGCGACGCCCTTCACCTCCGCCTGCCCTCCCAGCCTTCCCTCCGTTCCTACCTCGCGCGCCACGCGCGTCACTTCCGATGCGAACGAGTTGAGCTGGTCCACCATGGTATTGACGGTGTTCTTCAGTTCGAGAATTTCTCCCCTAACCTCGACTGTGATTTTTTTGGAAAGATCGCCGTTCGCCACCGCCGTCGTTACGGCAGCGATGTTCCGGACTTGAGTGGTCAGATTCCCGGCCATGAAGTTCACGCTGTCGGTCAGATCCTTCCAGGTCCCCGCCACGCCGCGCACGTCGGCCTGGCCTCCCAGCTTCCCTTCGGTTCCGACTTCGCGCGCCACGCGCGTCACTTCCGACGCGAATGAGTTGAGCTGGTCCACCATGGTATTGACGGTGTTCTTCAATTCGAGAATCTCGCCGCGCGCATCGACCGTGATCTTCTTGGAGAGATCGCCGCGCGCGACAGCAGTGGTCACGGCCGCAATATTGCGGACCTGGTTGGTCAGGTTCGACGCCATGAAGTTCACGCTTTCCGTAAGATCTCTCCATGTGCCGGCGACGCCTCCCACTTCCGCCTGGCCGCCCAGCCGGCCTTCCGTTCCCACTTCACGCGCCACGCGCGTCACTTCCGACGCGAAGGCATTCAGCTGATCCACCATCGTGTTGATGGTGTTCTTGAGCTCGAGGATCTCGCCTTTGACATCAACAGTGATTTTCTTGGACAGATCACCGTTCGCAATCGCCGTCGATACCTCTGCAATGTTTCTCACCTGCGAAGTCAGGTTGCCCGCCATGAAATTCACGCTGTCTGTCAGATCCTTCCAGGTGCCCGCAACGCCCTTCACATCGGCCTGGCCTCCCAGACGTCCTTCGGTTCCGACTTCGCGGGCGACACGCGTCACCTCTGAAGCGAACGACGAGAGCTGATCGACCATCGTGTTGATGGTGTTCTTCAGCTCGAGGATTTCGCCCCGCGCATCGACCGTGATCTTCTTCGAAAGGTCGCCGCGGGCTATCGCCGTCGACACGTCCGCGATGTTCCGGACCTGGGAGGTGAGGTTTCCGGCCATGAAATTCACACTGTCGGTCAGATCCTTCCAGGTCCCCGCAACGCCTTTCACATCCGCCTGACCGCCCAGGCGGCCTTCGGTTCCGACTTCACGCGCCACGCGTGTCACTTCGGAGGCGAAGGAGTTCAACTGGTCCACCATGGTGTTGACTGTGTTCTTGAGTTCGAGAATTTCACCGCGCGCATCGACGGTGATTTTCTTCGAGAGATCGCCCTTCGCGACGGCGGTGGTCACAGCGGCGATGTTCCGCACCTGATTGGTGAGGTTGGATGCCATGAAATTCACGCTGTCCGTCAGATCCTTCCACGTGCCGCCAACGCCCTGGACATCGGCCTGGCCGCCAAGCTTCCCTTCGGTCCCGACTTCGCGCGCCACGCGGGTCACTTCCGACGCGAACGAGTTCAACTGGTCCACCATGATGTTGATGGTGTTCTTGAGTTCGAGAATCTCGCCGCGCACATCGACGGTGATCTTTTTCGAGAGGTCGCCGCGCGCGACCGCCGTCGTGACTTCGGCGATGTTGCGCACCTGACGGGTCAGGTTGTTCGCCATGAAATTCACGCTGTCCGTGAGGTCTTTCCAGGTTCCGCCGACGCCTTTCACAACCGCCTGGCCGCCCAGCTTTCCCTCGGTTCCCACTTCACGCGCCACGCGCGTCACTTCCGACGCGAAGGAGTTCAGCTGATCCACCATTGTGTTGATGGTGTTCTTGAGCTCAAGGATTTCTCCGCGCACGTCGACGGTAATTTTCTTGGAAAGATCGCCCTTCGCGACAGCCGTTGTTACCTCCGCGATGTTGCGCACCTGGTTCGTGAGGTTCGCGGCCATCGAGTTGACGTTGTCGGTGAGATCTTTCCAGGCGCCGCTGACGCCTTTCACCTTGGCCTGTCCGCCCAGCTTCCCTTCGGTTCCCACTTCGCGGGCCACGCGGATCACTTCCGATGTGAACGTGCTGAGCTGATCGACCATCGTATTGACGGTTCTTGCCGTGCGCAGGAATTCACCGGTCAGATGGCGGCCTTCCACTTCAAGGTCCATCGTCTGGGAAAGATCGCCTTTCGCGACGGCTCCGATCACGCGCGAAACATCGGTGATCGGCTGAATCAAATCGCCCACCAGACTATTCACAGAATCGACGCACTCGGCCCAGCCACCCGCAGCGCCGGGCAACGAAACCCGCTGCCGGATTTTTCCCTCTTTCCCGACGACGTTGCTGATCCGCTCCAATTCACGCGTCAGCCGCGAATTCAAATCGATGATCTCGTTGATCGTGTCGTAAACCTTGCCGGCAACGCCGGTACTGTCGACAGGCAGCCGCGCGGTGAAGTCGCCTTTTCTGAAGTCGGTCAACACACGCAGAACGAGACGGCTGTCCACCACCTCGACGGCGGATAGAGGTTGGGCCTTGACGAATTTTTCTCGCATGTTTTTAGAATAGCCGTAAGGCGGGAGAAAAATCAGCCGCAGATTTAGACCATGATGTGAAGTGGAAGGCGCTTACCACCGGAAGCGCTACATTAGCGGGGCCGAACGCGATCGAGTTCAGGCTTGACGACGTCTTCGTAGCAGGTGGGACATACACCGTGGCTGAATGACGCCTCTGTACGCTGGCTGATGTACTGCTCGATATCGACCCAGCGGCTGTTTTCGTCGCGGATCTTTTTGCAGTACATACAGGTGGGGAGGACCCCTTCCAGATGCTTGACGCGGTCCTGCAAGCCGACGATGCGCTCGGCAACGATCAATCGCGCGCGCAACTCCTCAGGATCGTATGGCTTAGGCATAAAGTCATCGAGCCCGGCGGTCATCGCGGTCAGGTAATTTGCCTTACTGTTCAGGGCAGTGAGGAGCAGAATGTAGGAATAGCGCGGCGATCCGGCGGCACGAATCCGGCGGCAGAGTTCCAGACCATCGAGGTCCGGCATACGCCAATCCGTGATCACCACCGAAAAGTGGGACTCAATGAAGGCACGCCATCCTTCTTCACCATTGGCCGCAGCGACGACATCATGCCCGTCGGCCTGCAAGAGCGTCTGCAGCATTTCGCGCGCGTCAAAATCGTCTTCCACAACGAGGATTCGCATACGGGGGAGACAAAAAGTTTATAGCACTGCCGGTTTCAGATTCAATACAAGCTTTTCGGTCCCGCGCAGGACCATGAGCGCAATTTCCGTATCGGGCACATGGTCTGTCAGAAGGCGGTGCAATGCATCGATATCCGGAATAGCGTGCTCGTCCAGGCCGACGATAAAATCGCCTTCATTCAGCCCGGCGCGCGCCGCCGGGCTGTTCGGCTCGATACTGACCACAAAGACACCGGTGCTCGACGGAAGATGATGGCTGCGCACCAGCAGTCGATGCACCGGAGCATTCTGGCCGGCGACCCCGATATAACCTCGCTGGATCTTCCCGTCTTTAATCAGCCGGCCGGCAACAAACTTTGCCGTATTGATCGCGGTCGCGAAACAGATGCCCTGCGCCGGAAGAATGATGGCTGTATTGACGCCGATCACTTCACCGCTTGATGTAATAAGCGGGCCTCCCGAATTGCCTGGATTCAACGCTGCATCCGTTTGAATGACGTTATCGATCAGCCGGCCGGACTGCGATCGCAAAGAACGGCCAATGGCGCTGATCACACCGGCCGTCACGGTCGCCTGGAAACCGTAAGGATTTCCAATCGCGATGACCACCTGGCCGACGCGCAGCGACTGGGAATCGCCGAGCGCTGCGGGAACCAGGTTGGATGCACTGATCCGGACGACGGCAAGATCGGTGTCCGGATCGTCGCCGACATTGTCGGCGCCATGGCGCTGGCCATCGGGAAAAACCACGTCGATCGCGCCGGCGCC from Terriglobia bacterium encodes the following:
- a CDS encoding ATP-binding protein: MKQEARETQTEAKINILLVDDRRENLLALEGILKNLDENLVQATSGAQALKYLLRNDVAVILLDVEMPDMDGFQTATLIREREKSRHTPIIFLTAISKSDVHVSQGYSLGGVDYIFKPFAPDVLKSKVAAFVEMFRQREEAQRQSALLKSERDFVSAVLDTVASFVLVLDNEGRILRVNRAWEEMTGYPWTEVQGHYLWDYLEDSERAREFLKARRAPEECEEYWLAKGNTRRLVSWCYTELAVGLRGAKHVVVTGRDITELRQRTEDLEGFTYSVSHDMRAPVRAVDGFTRILIEEYSSQLDEEGRRLLAIVRQNTEKMGELIDGLLALSRLGREKILFSDVNMSQLAAIVFEEQKAAAGQERQMEFKLDPLPLAYGDKRLITQVFQNLLSNAVKFTRKTDRANIEVGAYQAGAENVYYVRDNGVGFDMDHAQKLFGTFQRLHGADEFEGTGIGLATVQRIIARHGGRVWAEAKPNAGATFFFSLPVREQRKAS
- a CDS encoding HAMP domain-containing protein; this translates as MREKFVKAQPLSAVEVVDSRLVLRVLTDFRKGDFTARLPVDSTGVAGKVYDTINEIIDLNSRLTRELERISNVVGKEGKIRQRVSLPGAAGGWAECVDSVNSLVGDLIQPITDVSRVIGAVAKGDLSQTMDLEVEGRHLTGEFLRTARTVNTMVDQLSTFTSEVIRVAREVGTEGKLGGQAKVKGVSGAWKDLTDNVNSMAANLTNQVRNIAEVTTAVAKGDLSKKITVDVRGEILELKNTINTMVDQLNSFASEVTRVAREVGTEGKLGGQAVVKGVGGTWKDLTDSVNFMANNLTRQVRNIAEVTTAVARGDLSKKITVDVRGEILELKNTINIMVDQLNSFASEVTRVAREVGTEGKLGGQADVQGVGGTWKDLTDSVNFMASNLTNQVRNIAAVTTAVAKGDLSKKITVDARGEILELKNTVNTMVDQLNSFASEVTRVAREVGTEGRLGGQADVKGVAGTWKDLTDSVNFMAGNLTSQVRNIADVSTAIARGDLSKKITVDARGEILELKNTINTMVDQLSSFASEVTRVAREVGTEGRLGGQADVKGVAGTWKDLTDSVNFMAGNLTSQVRNIAEVSTAIANGDLSKKITVDVKGEILELKNTINTMVDQLNAFASEVTRVAREVGTEGRLGGQAEVGGVAGTWRDLTESVNFMASNLTNQVRNIAAVTTAVARGDLSKKITVDARGEILELKNTVNTMVDQLNSFASEVTRVAREVGTEGKLGGQADVRGVAGTWKDLTDSVNFMAGNLTTQVRNIAAVTTAVANGDLSKKITVEVRGEILELKNTVNTMVDQLNSFASEVTRVAREVGTEGRLGGQAEVKGVAGTWKDLTDSVNIMASNLTAQVRSISKVVTSVANGNLKRKLVLEAKGEIEQLAETINEMIDTLATFADQVTTVAREVGIEGKLGGQANVPNAAGTWRDLTDNVNRMAAALTSQVRAIADVATAVTKGDLSRSITVDAAGEVAALKESINEMIRNLRETTKRNTEQDWLKTNLARFTRLLQGQRDLLAVSKLILAELAPLANIQHGVFYINDSTDGEPDLRLLASYAFNTRKNVITRIRAGQGIVGQAAFEQQRILLTDVPPDYIQIGSALGEATPVNVIVLPVLFEGQVKAVIELASFHRFSDIHITFFDQLTEIIGIMLNTITATMRTEELLKQSQSLAGELQSRQSELTETNAQLQQQAKTLQESEERLKAQQEELQQTNEELEEKARLLFQQNKEVERKNSEIEKARASLEEKAAQLALTSKYKSEFLANMSHELRTPLNSMLILSRLLWENQDRNLTDKQIEYAQTIHASGDDLLELINEILDLSKVESGTMEIEARRVPVSEIRDYVQKNFEAVAGAKGLTFSVDVRRTAPRTIWTDQGRLQQILKNLLSNAFKFTDDGSVTLRIEAATDGWSDGHRSLDEAEQVVAFSVTDTGIGIPADKHRIIFEAFQQADGTITRRYGGTGLGLSISREIAQLLGGEIRVSSEPGKGSTFTLYLPRKREGIAEARDLVTETARESARPQAHAREDHPGDDREDIQDGERVLLIVDPEPEAASRLLAMAREHGFKAIIETYPDNTFADIREYSPDAMILAVSDETWVILDRLKHDLATRHIPVQVIGQSADRQRTLNLGAFSFTEQEASGDAIGRSIDLLKEFVDRQMKRLLVVEDDENQRNAIVELIGDGDIETTAVSTGDEALQALRATHFDCMVIDLGLPDMSGFDVLEKLKKEFGLHDLPVIVYTAKELSGKEETRLRKLAESIVIKDARSPERLLAETSLFLHRVSAKLSPSKRRILEEESNADPVLAGKKVLIIDDDVRNIFSLTSLLERHHMEVAFAENGRDGIELLKASQDVDVILVDIMMPEMDGYETMREIRKMRRFKDTPMIALTAKAMRGDLEKCVEAGASDYISKPADVDRLLSLLRMYLAA
- a CDS encoding response regulator transcription factor; protein product: MRILVVEDDFDAREMLQTLLQADGHDVVAAANGEEGWRAFIESHFSVVITDWRMPDLDGLELCRRIRAAGSPRYSYILLLTALNSKANYLTAMTAGLDDFMPKPYDPEELRARLIVAERIVGLQDRVKHLEGVLPTCMYCKKIRDENSRWVDIEQYISQRTEASFSHGVCPTCYEDVVKPELDRVRPR
- a CDS encoding trypsin-like peptidase domain-containing protein; protein product: MFTNVSLLDAYSEAVISAAERVSPSVVKIEVRQQGKGGGSGSGFVFTPDGFILTNSHVVHGAGAIDVVFPDGQRHGADNVGDDPDTDLAVVRISASNLVPAALGDSQSLRVGQVVIAIGNPYGFQATVTAGVISAIGRSLRSQSGRLIDNVIQTDAALNPGNSGGPLITSSGEVIGVNTAIILPAQGICFATAINTAKFVAGRLIKDGKIQRGYIGVAGQNAPVHRLLVRSHHLPSSTGVFVVSIEPNSPAARAGLNEGDFIVGLDEHAIPDIDALHRLLTDHVPDTEIALMVLRGTEKLVLNLKPAVL